Proteins encoded together in one Acholeplasma hippikon window:
- a CDS encoding tyrosine-protein phosphatase, whose product MIDIHTHIMPNVDDGAKSYEEALEMLKMELAGGVKRVVLTPHVQNRVQKVSSHELERLFNDFKAYVSKHLPEMKLYLGAEVKYDEFKDTDYDRYTIKGTNYLLIEFSQTKEENIVDVLYNLISKGYQPILAHVERYTYLSVDQVKRIKSDGSWIQVNSGAVLGKDGFKYKHLAMKYIKLGLIDFIASDAHDIIKRTPSLQQAIKKVSKKFKMREIEI is encoded by the coding sequence ATGATTGATATTCATACACATATCATGCCAAACGTCGATGATGGGGCAAAAAGTTATGAAGAAGCTTTAGAGATGTTAAAGATGGAGTTGGCAGGAGGCGTAAAGCGCGTTGTGCTGACTCCTCATGTTCAAAATAGGGTACAAAAAGTATCTAGTCATGAACTTGAAAGACTTTTTAATGATTTTAAAGCTTATGTATCAAAACATCTACCTGAAATGAAACTTTATCTAGGTGCCGAAGTTAAATACGATGAATTTAAAGACACTGATTATGATAGGTACACTATAAAGGGAACCAACTATTTATTAATTGAGTTTTCTCAAACAAAAGAAGAAAACATTGTTGATGTATTATACAATTTAATCTCAAAGGGCTATCAACCAATTTTAGCTCATGTTGAAAGATATACATATTTATCAGTTGATCAAGTCAAACGTATTAAATCAGATGGCTCTTGGATTCAAGTGAATTCAGGCGCAGTCTTAGGCAAAGATGGATTTAAATATAAGCATCTAGCAATGAAATACATTAAGCTAGGGCTAATTGATTTTATTGCATCTGATGCTCATGATATAATAAAAAGAACTCCAAGTTTACAACAAGCAATAAAGAAAGTATCGAAAAAATTTAAAATGAGAGAGATAGAGATATGA
- a CDS encoding FAD-dependent oxidoreductase has product MKVVVIGCTHAGTAAVKNILKQNKDVEVVVFERNNNVSFLSCGIALYVGGVVKDVNGLFYSNPEELASLGAKVNMEHDVLSIDYDNKKVTVKNLNTEETFTESFDKLVLATGSWPIVPNIEGIRSKNVLLSKNFNQANEIIAKSKDAKKIVVVGAGYIGVELAEAFEMNGKEVVLVDGETRIMPKYLDPEFTELAENQFTKHGIKLALGQKVKGFKTNGDIATHIITDKEAFEADLIIMCIGFRPNASLYQGQLDTTPNGAIIVNEYMQTSNKDVYACGDCVNVYYNPTDEYRYIPLATNAVRMGALVGLNILENKIKYQGTQGTSGIKIYDLSIASTGLTEGVAKAAGINYGVVTVKDHNRPEFMPTFDDVMLKLTFDKDTRRVLGGQILSTYDLTDKMNILSIVIQNKMTVEELAFSDFFFQPYFNKPWNLLNIAALEAIHIK; this is encoded by the coding sequence ATGAAAGTTGTGGTTATTGGATGTACACACGCAGGTACAGCCGCAGTCAAAAATATTTTAAAACAAAACAAAGACGTAGAAGTTGTTGTTTTTGAAAGAAATAACAACGTATCATTCTTATCATGCGGGATTGCCCTTTATGTTGGTGGTGTTGTAAAAGATGTGAATGGATTATTCTACTCAAACCCAGAAGAACTAGCAAGTTTAGGTGCTAAAGTTAATATGGAACATGATGTATTATCAATTGATTATGATAATAAAAAAGTAACAGTAAAAAACTTAAACACAGAAGAAACATTTACTGAAAGCTTTGATAAATTAGTATTAGCAACTGGTTCTTGGCCAATTGTTCCTAATATTGAAGGCATTCGTTCAAAAAATGTATTATTATCAAAGAACTTTAATCAAGCAAACGAAATTATCGCTAAATCTAAAGATGCGAAGAAAATTGTTGTTGTTGGGGCTGGTTACATTGGTGTTGAACTAGCAGAAGCATTTGAAATGAATGGTAAAGAAGTTGTCTTAGTAGACGGCGAAACAAGAATTATGCCTAAGTATTTAGATCCAGAATTTACTGAATTAGCTGAAAATCAATTTACAAAACATGGTATTAAATTAGCTTTAGGACAAAAGGTTAAGGGGTTTAAAACAAATGGTGATATTGCTACTCATATTATTACTGACAAAGAAGCATTCGAAGCAGATTTAATTATTATGTGTATTGGCTTTAGACCAAACGCTTCATTATATCAAGGTCAATTAGATACAACACCTAATGGTGCAATTATCGTCAATGAATATATGCAAACATCTAACAAAGATGTTTATGCTTGTGGCGACTGTGTGAATGTATACTACAACCCAACTGATGAATACAGATATATTCCACTTGCTACAAATGCAGTAAGAATGGGTGCTTTAGTTGGTTTAAATATCTTAGAAAATAAGATTAAATATCAAGGCACACAAGGTACTTCAGGTATTAAGATTTATGATTTATCAATCGCATCAACTGGTTTAACTGAAGGGGTAGCTAAAGCTGCTGGCATTAACTATGGTGTGGTAACAGTTAAAGATCATAACCGTCCTGAATTCATGCCTACATTTGATGATGTTATGCTAAAGTTAACATTTGATAAAGATACAAGAAGAGTTTTAGGTGGTCAAATATTATCAACATATGATTTAACAGATAAGATGAATATTTTATCAATTGTTATCCAAAATAAAATGACTGTAGAAGAACTAGCATTCTCTGATTTCTTTTTCCAACCATACTTTAATAAACCTTGGAACTTATTAAATATTGCTGCATTAGAAGCAATTCATATTAAATAA
- a CDS encoding CpsD/CapB family tyrosine-protein kinase, which produces MRRKKLFQKERVQQYDYLVVHEQPMSYHAEAFQKALVNLEYVNVDGNLKVLQFTSSLAGAGKTTTISNIAYLMAKKGKKVVVLDLDLRKPKINRIFKAANENGITDYLAGKVKYEKLVRYDEKFKIHYIVSGEKTTAVVNVLEAQKLKDLIARLRAEFDYVILDSPPVLAVSDSLYIARLADGVIFVVAQNEAKRAVINEAIATLKQNNVNIIGSMFTLVDVKESELYAYTYGYGYGYTSSEQIEDTKE; this is translated from the coding sequence ATGAGACGTAAAAAACTTTTTCAAAAAGAACGCGTACAACAATATGATTATTTAGTTGTTCATGAACAACCAATGTCATATCATGCGGAAGCCTTCCAAAAAGCATTAGTTAACTTAGAATACGTTAACGTTGATGGTAACTTAAAGGTATTACAATTTACTTCAAGCTTAGCTGGCGCAGGTAAAACAACAACTATTTCAAATATTGCTTATTTAATGGCTAAAAAAGGTAAAAAAGTAGTTGTCCTTGATTTAGACTTAAGAAAACCAAAAATTAACCGTATTTTCAAAGCAGCGAATGAAAATGGTATTACAGATTATTTAGCTGGTAAAGTTAAATATGAAAAATTAGTTAGATATGATGAAAAATTCAAAATTCATTATATTGTAAGTGGTGAAAAAACAACTGCAGTTGTTAACGTCTTAGAAGCACAAAAATTAAAAGACTTAATAGCAAGATTACGTGCAGAGTTTGATTATGTTATTCTAGATTCACCACCAGTTTTAGCGGTATCAGACTCATTATATATTGCTCGTTTAGCAGATGGTGTGATTTTCGTAGTTGCACAAAATGAGGCGAAACGTGCAGTAATTAATGAAGCAATTGCAACTCTTAAACAAAATAATGTGAACATTATTGGTTCAATGTTTACACTAGTAGATGTTAAAGAAAGTGAATTATATGCATATACATATGGTTATGGATATGGATATACTTCTTCAGAACAAATTGAAGATACTAAAGAATGA
- a CDS encoding DegV family protein → MSKYVIVTDSTTDLPASFAEELGLMVLPLRFNLNGKEYTNYLDNRELDPKVFYDAVRGGAQPTTSQINPEDYISVLTPVLKEGKDILILAFSSGLSGTFNSARIAVDELASEFKERKILLVDTKSASLGEGLLVTLAAREAKAGKSIEEVKAYAESLVPRLAHWFTVDDIGHLVRGGRLSKVAGFVAKLASIKPVLHCNTEGKLAARHKAIGRKRAIKALVEEMVKTAKPGKQIVYIGHSDDLEGAEALAAEVKLHFEIEELVINMIGPVIGSHAGQGTLALFFVAENR, encoded by the coding sequence ATGAGTAAATACGTGATTGTAACAGATTCAACAACAGATTTACCTGCAAGTTTTGCAGAAGAATTAGGTTTAATGGTATTACCATTACGCTTTAATCTAAATGGTAAAGAGTATACAAACTATTTAGATAACAGGGAATTAGATCCAAAGGTATTCTATGATGCAGTACGTGGTGGTGCACAACCAACCACATCACAAATCAATCCTGAGGATTATATTTCAGTTTTAACGCCAGTACTTAAAGAAGGTAAAGATATTTTAATCTTAGCATTCTCAAGTGGATTAAGTGGTACATTCAATTCAGCTAGAATTGCAGTTGATGAGTTAGCTAGTGAATTTAAAGAGAGAAAAATTCTATTAGTTGATACAAAGTCTGCATCTTTAGGTGAAGGATTATTGGTTACTTTAGCTGCTAGAGAAGCTAAAGCTGGAAAATCTATTGAAGAAGTTAAAGCTTATGCCGAAAGCTTAGTGCCTCGTTTAGCCCACTGGTTTACAGTAGATGATATTGGTCACTTAGTGCGCGGTGGAAGACTTTCTAAAGTAGCAGGGTTTGTTGCTAAGCTCGCTAGTATTAAACCAGTCTTACATTGTAACACTGAAGGTAAATTAGCTGCTCGTCATAAAGCAATTGGACGTAAACGCGCAATTAAAGCTTTAGTTGAAGAGATGGTTAAAACAGCTAAACCAGGTAAACAAATCGTTTATATTGGACATTCTGATGATTTAGAAGGTGCTGAAGCATTAGCAGCTGAAGTTAAACTTCACTTTGAAATTGAAGAATTAGTTATTAATATGATTGGACCAGTGATTGGATCACATGCTGGCCAAGGCACATTAGCTTTATTCTTTGTTGCTGAAAATAGATAA
- the uvrB gene encoding excinuclease ABC subunit UvrB: MFTLIAPYEPKGDQITAIEKLSENFNKGIKEQILLGATGTGKTFTMAHMIQKLGKKTLVLAHNKTLAGQLYGELKSFFPENRVEYFISYYDYFQPEAYVVSSDTYIEKDASINDEIDEMRHSAVASLLTRDDVIVVASVSCIYGIGDPDDYKNATIFLRVGEDYGRNKLLNKLVELQYARNDIDFQRGTFRVRGESIEVILANERSNGLRITFFGDEIDELTIFDPLTGVAKERTGFATIFPATLFMSSKEKLKESIRRIKNELQEQIHYFQSKGQLLEAQRIEMRTKYDIEMLEEVGFTPGIENYSRHIALREAGETPATLVDFFGNDYLLIVDESHVTIPQIRGMYFGDRSRKENLVNYGFRLPSALDNRPLKFDEFEARRDKTIYLSATPGPYELERGLPIVEQIIRPTYLLDPEIIVKPTMGQIDDLYFEIKKRIENNERTLVTTLTIRMSEDLTAHFKELGLKVAYLHSEVKSLERTAILRDLRLGKYDVLVGINLLREGLDLPEVSLVAILDADKQGFLRSERSLIQTIGRAARNINGKVIMYADTVSESMQLAIDETNRRRKIQEEFNKKNNVKPYQVVKDIRDNISIKGEIIEDKGKKEKLSAKQLEKEIKRLEVLMKQAAKDLDFEKAMEIRDLIFDLKSGN, from the coding sequence ATGTTTACCCTTATTGCACCATATGAACCAAAGGGTGATCAAATCACCGCAATCGAAAAATTGAGTGAAAATTTTAATAAAGGTATTAAAGAACAAATCTTACTTGGTGCTACTGGTACTGGTAAAACTTTTACCATGGCACATATGATTCAAAAATTAGGTAAAAAAACTTTAGTATTAGCACACAACAAGACTTTAGCTGGACAACTTTATGGCGAGTTAAAGTCTTTTTTCCCTGAAAATAGAGTAGAGTATTTTATTTCATATTATGATTACTTCCAACCAGAAGCATATGTAGTATCTTCAGATACATATATTGAAAAAGATGCATCTATTAACGATGAAATCGATGAGATGAGACATAGTGCAGTAGCATCATTACTCACAAGAGATGATGTCATCGTGGTTGCATCTGTTTCATGTATATATGGTATTGGGGATCCGGATGATTATAAAAACGCAACCATCTTTTTAAGAGTTGGTGAAGATTATGGTAGAAACAAACTCTTAAATAAATTAGTTGAACTTCAATATGCTAGAAATGATATTGATTTTCAACGTGGAACATTTAGAGTTCGTGGTGAATCAATTGAAGTGATTCTAGCTAATGAACGTAGTAATGGACTACGTATTACTTTCTTTGGTGATGAAATTGATGAGTTAACTATTTTTGATCCATTAACTGGTGTTGCTAAAGAAAGAACTGGATTTGCTACGATATTCCCAGCGACACTCTTTATGTCAAGTAAAGAGAAGTTAAAGGAAAGTATTAGAAGAATTAAAAATGAACTACAAGAACAAATTCATTATTTCCAATCAAAAGGACAATTATTAGAAGCACAACGCATTGAAATGCGTACGAAGTATGATATTGAAATGTTAGAAGAAGTTGGATTTACTCCAGGAATTGAAAACTATTCAAGACATATCGCATTACGTGAAGCCGGTGAAACACCAGCTACACTGGTTGATTTCTTTGGTAATGATTATTTATTAATAGTTGATGAATCACACGTTACAATTCCACAAATCAGAGGTATGTACTTTGGTGATAGATCAAGAAAAGAAAACTTAGTAAACTACGGATTTAGATTACCAAGTGCTTTAGATAATCGCCCATTAAAGTTTGATGAATTTGAAGCAAGAAGAGATAAAACAATTTATCTATCAGCTACGCCTGGTCCATATGAATTAGAACGTGGCTTACCAATTGTTGAACAAATTATTAGACCAACCTATCTATTAGACCCTGAAATTATTGTTAAACCAACAATGGGTCAAATAGATGATTTATATTTTGAAATTAAAAAACGAATTGAAAATAATGAAAGAACTTTAGTTACAACATTAACCATTCGTATGAGTGAAGATTTAACGGCTCACTTTAAAGAATTAGGATTAAAAGTAGCTTATCTTCATAGTGAGGTTAAATCACTAGAAAGAACGGCTATTTTAAGAGACTTACGTTTAGGTAAATATGATGTCTTAGTCGGTATCAACCTTTTAAGAGAAGGTCTAGACTTACCTGAGGTAAGTTTAGTAGCCATTCTAGATGCTGATAAACAAGGCTTCTTACGTTCAGAACGGTCATTAATCCAAACCATTGGTCGTGCAGCACGTAATATTAACGGTAAAGTTATTATGTATGCTGACACAGTTTCAGAATCAATGCAATTGGCAATTGATGAAACAAACCGCCGTCGTAAGATTCAAGAAGAGTTTAATAAAAAGAATAATGTTAAACCTTACCAAGTGGTTAAAGATATTAGAGATAATATCTCAATTAAAGGTGAGATTATTGAAGATAAAGGTAAGAAAGAAAAATTATCAGCTAAACAATTAGAAAAAGAAATTAAACGATTAGAAGTCTTAATGAAACAAGCAGCCAAAGATTTAGACTTTGAAAAAGCAATGGAAATTAGAGACTTAATCTTTGATTTAAAATCAGGTAATTAA
- a CDS encoding YveK family protein yields MNNENLESQDQGISLADIFRLLRINWILIVSFTFVAMLAAGFYSFTMVPNKYKSSSEMMVFMYSTGSNVDPDNPIYDLNASRLFIDTAIGIIKSDYVINEVRIDAEENNVEIPGYLRNSDIVRNISVTSSSTSFIIKVSFISEDETFAQDMANLITSVTVKLLQEDFNGNFIKLTDASTPEDDSPNKILYTIVGAMAGAILAVGIVFLKQLIRNTYMSKDELEKGTGIQVLGVIPEFQVKERRK; encoded by the coding sequence ATGAATAATGAAAATTTAGAAAGTCAAGACCAAGGGATTAGTCTTGCAGATATTTTCAGGTTACTTAGAATTAACTGGATTTTAATTGTGTCATTTACTTTTGTAGCAATGTTAGCTGCAGGTTTCTATAGTTTCACAATGGTTCCAAATAAATATAAATCATCATCTGAAATGATGGTATTTATGTACTCAACTGGTTCTAATGTTGATCCTGATAATCCGATCTATGACTTAAATGCTTCAAGATTATTTATTGATACAGCAATTGGGATTATTAAATCAGATTATGTTATTAATGAAGTAAGAATTGATGCAGAAGAAAACAATGTTGAAATCCCAGGCTACTTAAGAAATAGCGATATTGTAAGAAATATATCAGTCACATCTTCAAGTACAAGTTTTATCATCAAAGTAAGTTTCATTAGTGAAGATGAGACATTTGCACAAGACATGGCTAATTTAATTACAAGCGTCACTGTAAAACTTCTACAAGAAGATTTTAATGGTAACTTTATTAAGTTAACAGATGCTTCTACACCAGAAGATGATTCACCCAATAAGATTTTATACACAATCGTTGGTGCAATGGCTGGGGCAATCTTAGCAGTAGGTATTGTATTCTTAAAACAATTAATTAGAAATACTTATATGTCAAAAGATGAACTTGAAAAAGGTACTGGTATCCAAGTTCTTGGTGTGATTCCTGAGTTCCAAGTGAAGGAGAGAAGAAAATGA
- a CDS encoding MATE family efflux transporter produces the protein MINKSTAKSFVLVVISNLVKLVSSFASIFILPLIFTKQDYGFYKLFILYVSYIGLFHFGFIDGIYLKFGGKDLEELPKGNFRVYSKFMFVFQLIVSMIGICLSFFMNGDRQQIFMLVSLNLFAQNLTSYFQFISQITSRFKEFAIRNVIYTVLNLGVILSFYIFGVSEYIIFLAITVLVNYILLCWYLYTYRDLVFGERSDLNNKSDLIGLFKLGIPLLISNLVVTFMNTLPRQFVELMYPVEQFENEFSNFSFAFTLMGFTSVFLTAIGLVIYPILKKSTKETLRENYKKLQRFLSVFLFIAFAAYFPLDYIVQRFIPHYIESIRIFLIMVPSIVFTSLVTVINHNYFKTLNYNKQFLIVGLIGIIELVGIISFSYFNLSRSLLSISWSTLVGIVIWYLMSEIYLSKRLNVNNFKNIAYLFISSLIFYAIALNFNWISGLFLYITVIVSFSILYFLKDFKQLISVVCKRLKKNE, from the coding sequence ATGATTAACAAATCTACTGCTAAGAGTTTTGTTCTTGTTGTGATAAGTAATTTAGTAAAATTAGTCTCTAGTTTTGCGTCAATTTTTATCTTACCACTGATTTTTACAAAACAAGACTATGGCTTTTACAAACTATTTATTTTGTATGTAAGTTATATTGGCTTGTTTCATTTCGGATTTATTGATGGAATATATTTGAAATTTGGAGGAAAAGATTTAGAAGAGCTACCTAAAGGAAATTTTAGGGTATATTCTAAATTTATGTTTGTCTTTCAATTAATCGTTTCAATGATTGGAATATGTCTTTCATTTTTTATGAACGGAGATAGGCAACAAATATTTATGCTTGTATCTTTAAATTTATTTGCACAAAATCTCACTTCTTATTTTCAATTTATATCTCAAATAACAAGTAGATTCAAAGAGTTTGCAATTAGAAATGTAATATATACAGTATTGAACTTAGGGGTAATTTTGTCATTTTATATTTTTGGGGTATCAGAATACATAATATTCTTAGCAATTACTGTCTTAGTCAATTATATTTTATTGTGCTGGTACTTGTATACATATAGAGATCTAGTGTTTGGGGAAAGAAGTGACCTTAATAATAAAAGTGATTTAATTGGTTTGTTCAAATTAGGAATACCACTCTTAATCTCAAATTTAGTAGTTACATTTATGAATACATTGCCTAGACAATTTGTTGAACTAATGTATCCAGTAGAGCAATTTGAAAATGAATTCTCAAATTTTTCATTTGCATTTACTCTAATGGGGTTTACTTCTGTATTTCTTACAGCAATTGGATTAGTTATTTACCCTATCTTAAAAAAATCCACAAAAGAAACATTAAGGGAAAATTATAAAAAACTTCAAAGGTTTCTCTCAGTTTTTTTATTTATTGCTTTTGCTGCTTATTTTCCTCTAGATTATATTGTTCAAAGATTTATCCCACATTATATTGAATCAATTCGAATATTCCTCATAATGGTTCCCTCTATTGTATTTACTTCATTAGTAACAGTCATTAATCATAATTATTTTAAAACACTTAACTATAATAAGCAATTTTTGATTGTAGGATTAATAGGCATAATAGAACTCGTTGGAATTATTAGTTTTTCTTATTTCAATCTAAGTAGAAGTTTATTATCAATATCATGGTCAACACTAGTTGGAATAGTGATTTGGTACCTAATGTCTGAAATATATCTATCGAAAAGATTAAATGTGAACAATTTTAAAAATATCGCATATCTTTTCATTTCTAGTTTAATTTTTTATGCTATTGCACTAAATTTTAACTGGATTTCAGGTTTATTTCTTTATATTACTGTAATTGTTAGTTTTTCTATCTTGTACTTTTTAAAAGATTTCAAACAATTGATAAGTGTTGTTTGTAAAAGATTAAAAAAAAATGAGTAA
- a CDS encoding glycosyltransferase produces the protein MIKLLYILPELYLTNGITSYVMNHYERLDHTKFSVDFLIAKGADKKYLDIIEGNQDKIIQTPKINDAHYKQFRKHAKEVFSTTKYDIVHSHDFNWGMPYLREAKKQGVKVRIFHAHSMKGSEKFFKRVRNDIFIPRTVRAANELFACSSIAGHKFFKKKPFYLAHNAINKALFLYSEKLRKEIKEELAIDSSKKVIGYFGRFNERKNTLFLLSIMKEIIKTRTDIHLLLIGHGALQEEIFRIVAEDNLEDYVSVLDPRDDIYRYYSVLDLFILPSLYEGLPVVGVEALFNGVPQLYSNNITKEINLLNTITYLNIHDDINVWVTEVLKLVDKKVNRKEVDLSKLVNYDIEKQAKVLENKYIELVNK, from the coding sequence ATGATCAAATTACTTTATATATTACCAGAATTATATTTAACTAATGGGATTACAAGTTATGTAATGAACCATTATGAAAGATTAGACCATACCAAATTTAGTGTGGACTTTTTAATTGCTAAAGGTGCAGATAAAAAGTATCTTGATATCATTGAAGGCAATCAAGATAAAATTATCCAAACACCTAAAATTAATGATGCCCATTACAAACAGTTTAGAAAACATGCGAAAGAAGTATTTAGCACGACAAAATATGATATTGTTCATTCACATGACTTCAATTGGGGTATGCCTTATTTAAGAGAAGCTAAGAAACAGGGTGTTAAGGTAAGAATATTCCATGCACACTCAATGAAGGGTTCTGAAAAGTTCTTTAAACGTGTACGCAATGATATCTTTATCCCTAGAACAGTTCGTGCAGCAAATGAACTATTTGCGTGTAGTTCAATTGCAGGACACAAGTTCTTTAAGAAAAAACCATTCTATTTAGCACATAACGCAATCAATAAAGCTTTATTCTTATATAGTGAAAAATTAAGAAAAGAGATTAAGGAAGAATTAGCTATTGATTCTTCCAAGAAAGTGATTGGATACTTTGGTAGATTTAATGAAAGAAAAAATACTTTATTCTTATTAAGTATTATGAAGGAAATCATTAAAACAAGAACTGATATTCATTTACTCTTAATTGGACATGGTGCTTTACAAGAAGAGATATTTAGGATTGTTGCTGAAGATAATTTAGAAGACTATGTTTCGGTATTAGATCCTAGGGATGATATTTATCGCTATTATTCTGTACTTGATTTATTTATCTTACCTTCATTATATGAAGGACTACCTGTTGTTGGGGTAGAAGCATTATTTAATGGTGTTCCACAACTTTATTCAAACAATATTACAAAAGAGATTAATTTACTTAACACAATTACATATTTAAATATTCATGATGATATCAATGTTTGGGTTACTGAAGTATTAAAATTAGTTGATAAGAAGGTAAATAGAAAAGAAGTTGATTTATCTAAATTAGTAAATTATGATATTGAAAAACAAGCAAAAGTTTTAGAAAATAAATACATTGAGTTAGTAAATAAATAA
- a CDS encoding M3 family oligoendopeptidase, protein MQEINWNLDDLYKGFDDKYNEDVEALDSLIKASIKHLQSYDGDDLKYIEKYIENEEKLQILVGNLYSYASLSASTDVTNNVALGYISKLSNILRQTTAESVKFSRYLATVDLDKLAEKSSKIKTYLTIFKRQQKSAKHLLSEQEEILYGKLSELSSRSWSQIQSLATANLMVEIDGKEVTFSHARNLAYDANQEVRKAAYEAELKAYEKVDDFVALALTNIKREVNTMNELRGYKSALEKTLEQSNMTEATLNAMIEAIKEYRPYFAEYLKAKAKYLGHENGLPWYDLFAPVGSLNKTYSYEEAKDLVANAFDSYSNKLGDFARRAFLNNWIDVYPKKGKRGGAFCSNQPQIGQSRILLNFTGSLDNVSTLAHELGHGYHGDVIQANEPLHWDYPMPLAETASIFCEAIMNNYLLSQITDPKERLSILEMSLQGDTQVIIDILSRFLFESKVFSEADRPIAKEEMKAWMLEAQKEAYTTGLDHNQLHPYMWLVKGHYYSAGLGYYNFPYAFGLLFGKGLYAQYLKDKESFLKNYDALLALTCKEDAEVVAMSMGIDITKKEFWMDSLAMIKKDIDEVIALLNLE, encoded by the coding sequence ATGCAAGAAATTAACTGGAATTTAGATGATTTATATAAAGGTTTTGACGATAAATACAACGAAGATGTAGAAGCGTTAGATAGCCTAATTAAAGCATCTATCAAACATCTTCAAAGTTATGATGGAGATGATTTAAAGTATATTGAAAAATATATTGAAAATGAAGAAAAACTACAAATCTTAGTAGGTAACTTATATTCATATGCTTCATTATCTGCATCTACTGATGTAACAAATAATGTTGCATTAGGATATATTTCTAAATTAAGTAATATTTTAAGACAAACAACGGCTGAAAGTGTTAAGTTTAGTCGTTACTTAGCTACAGTAGACTTAGATAAGTTAGCAGAAAAATCAAGTAAGATTAAAACTTATTTAACAATCTTCAAACGCCAACAAAAGAGTGCTAAACACTTATTATCAGAACAAGAAGAAATTCTATATGGTAAGTTAAGTGAATTAAGCTCAAGATCTTGGAGTCAAATTCAAAGTTTAGCAACTGCTAATTTAATGGTTGAAATTGATGGTAAAGAAGTAACTTTCTCTCATGCTAGAAACTTAGCATATGATGCTAACCAAGAGGTACGTAAAGCTGCTTATGAAGCAGAATTAAAAGCATATGAAAAAGTAGATGACTTTGTTGCTTTAGCATTAACAAATATTAAACGCGAAGTTAATACAATGAATGAACTTCGTGGATATAAATCAGCTTTAGAAAAAACATTAGAACAATCTAATATGACTGAAGCAACTTTAAATGCAATGATTGAAGCAATTAAAGAATATCGTCCATATTTTGCAGAATACTTAAAAGCTAAAGCAAAATATTTAGGACATGAGAATGGATTACCTTGGTATGATTTATTTGCCCCAGTTGGGTCTTTAAATAAAACATATAGTTATGAAGAAGCTAAAGATTTAGTAGCTAACGCTTTTGATAGTTATTCAAATAAATTAGGTGATTTTGCTCGTCGTGCATTTCTTAACAATTGGATTGATGTTTATCCTAAGAAGGGTAAACGTGGTGGAGCGTTTTGTTCTAACCAACCTCAAATTGGCCAATCAAGAATCTTACTAAATTTCACTGGTTCATTAGATAATGTATCAACATTAGCGCATGAACTAGGACATGGTTATCATGGTGATGTGATTCAGGCAAATGAACCACTACATTGGGATTACCCAATGCCACTAGCAGAAACTGCATCAATTTTCTGTGAAGCCATTATGAATAATTATTTACTAAGTCAAATTACTGATCCAAAAGAAAGATTATCTATTTTAGAAATGAGTCTACAAGGCGATACACAAGTGATTATTGATATTCTTTCTCGCTTCTTATTTGAAAGTAAAGTATTTAGCGAAGCAGACCGTCCAATTGCTAAAGAAGAAATGAAAGCATGGATGTTAGAAGCACAAAAAGAAGCTTATACAACAGGATTAGACCATAATCAATTACATCCATACATGTGGTTAGTTAAAGGACACTATTATAGTGCTGGGTTAGGTTATTATAACTTCCCATATGCATTCGGATTACTCTTTGGTAAAGGCTTATATGCACAATACCTAAAAGATAAGGAATCATTCTTAAAAAATTATGATGCATTACTTGCTTTAACATGTAAAGAAGATGCAGAAGTTGTTGCCATGTCAATGGGAATTGATATTACCAAAAAAGAGTTCTGGATGGATTCTTTAGCTATGATTAAAAAGGACATCGATGAGGTCATAGCATTATTAAATTTAGAATAA